A single genomic interval of Coccidioides posadasii str. Silveira chromosome 1, complete sequence harbors:
- a CDS encoding uncharacterized protein (TransMembrane:1 (o6-29i)), with product MNPNYTILVVLLTIPILAFMAWRGGFHIVRVVAHGVQMRKHEQEIRRLEAARVEREVQLAAQVRDLTTQIAKHRADQEGQQTTEGTSNK from the coding sequence ATGAACCCAAATTATACCATCTTGGTAGTTCTCTTGACTATCCCCATCCTCGCCTTTATGGCCTGGAGAGGAGGGTTCCATATTGTCCGTGTCGTGGCCCATGGTGTCCAAATGCGAAAGCACGAGCAGGAGATTAGGAGATTGGAGGCAGCACGAGTTGAACGTGAAGTACAACTAGCTGCACAAGTGAGAGACTTGACTACTCAAATTGCCAAACACCGTGCCGACCAAGAGGGTCAACAAACAACAGAAGGGACCAGCAACAAATAA
- a CDS encoding uncharacterized protein (EggNog:ENOG410PIB4~COG:D~BUSCO:213at33183): MGPTGTEGSHDPAREFCLESYFLDREVFVVPEQVLKDITKGPLRSFILQSRDIQQLLQVWKCLLHTFAAANLPGSHNTAICNAVSAYLESALKSDYEELRHFVLSKETWIPVFEDFLDRYQNGRPKPMKQVLGTLIMILSKYMDAATSRLVCEHIARITVPTIILFEPRSRLKASLVSLESLIRKEAVNVVDWLHSAEEWLWANHSSWIPLLGEYCTDLKVPLTRLADEETRRDISPGSLHLYAARILCLVLLLNTHNRDISLPAGMLFSQLCCRLKSVAAAYEFRYYANDDPFWVAPLKYVSLMNLDCLDPIANHVLFPLFKTEPKDFLSFVSTLPLDTIRSKTRSKASNEEYTLLFAILERGKELGLVHDKEDFEKLSPAVAKSSILLDSRDYKHFLVHADENIRIPALSLLTTDPATAKPFSPFTFQILTDTLPYIHAETDSNTRSQLLSILRRLTIRLRGSSTTIQAPSDGNPELENAQLNQKVITTPNAKTFLYWYIDFLENELRPTASYQRHILALKVFLLLLQSGVDSRIDRAHFSKLGQEQQTWRFTIEVFRPGLFRAIADLLLDPYDDVREASMMLLRLFPGGLLQTRSEATGPSPYSQLVAAVSRAEDMAGHTSRADHSDTVGRLHRLLFDFAGVIDIDSSPNRTPYGIVDNLLLNLEQNISCSVESFHATLHNTPLQGHVSALRYIVGTPNFHAIVSSSQDSVSAWSSFLKRILSICSRIWFGVQDVLCVDSPEREHENPDEDLAGPKDILSFSWRALRESSLLLNAILINTTFAPSGSQNGNGIGYETLSKIGKLSFEQLAELRHRGAFSTVSQTFASCCLRCFQSDDAATRALPAAWYKDTVGIIYDQASRLTRRSAGLPAIVTGIATSQPGGNLFRQIMEELQNISRTSPMETTDKPDLELPQVHALNCLKDIFTNTNLAQSTEPYVMPSLNISANCLGSNIWAIRNCGLMLFRSLINRMSRPTPESRRGIFIMPGSDSNHSVPFEKYHGLVPLLSGLLDTPVSNEKDHESEASRGWDLSILTERVFPALELIGNKAPARPSSDDDILKRLALSQFSNPVWGIRDHAARTYVTLVKRADLLQTAQELSSPELRTQLPNQVHGLLLCIKYLLQKLWESPAGYWCGNINDIMGIIENVFRSFYDSKLAPYIKACLFEMLANILEASIGCGQEDNVLPCCDYILKGYLTEQLLGKALESSSGSSISRSSSLLVRFLSFDLVFLKVLKDSPEEVAQFLEAISVADIDGAHWVLDRLHRCFRYCAALQLNLIKLYKCAIEITQSSLLKTAAMSCLAESLERFYERKTQLPPELQFLKRWAKSVDFFTEQSGAPLWDRARFNASIHLAGCLFPLRVDSTAALESSTKLRSDLRKMAQTLSSALAEETEFSTRYSAICAMKCLILGLERMDAYSPYSASFIEIYFLLYDMLNDDDEELRNASAHIASNFFSDLLPTPELPLTTNVTLARFVTQFFPISHKVFEGALFRFMGNRGDKVSFTPIRDQLNELQKESTVLFLEEKQNLYIDEVREIEIWSSVLAQLDHSGPPTDLGLKFVSWVFEGLSELREELRKKQARGILGWMSGPDALAMSMRLIHGAKVLLATNAFGCPAYKTSTIHDTLQDMLEIGESAGIYEPWIAAVENALNQKSTSYGSSLQASFNAVKTSLVIR, encoded by the exons CCACTTTGTGCTGTCCAAAGAAACCTGGATACCTGTCTTCGAGGACTTCTTGGACCGCTATCAGAATGGCCGACCCAAGCCCATGAAACAGGTCCTTGGCACCCTGATCATGATCCTTTCAAAGTACATGGACGCTGCTACCTCTAGACTGGTGTGTGAGCACATAGCCAGGATTACCGTACCGACTATTATTCTGTTTGAGCCTCGCTCAAGGTTAAAGGCGTCTCTCGTTTCACTGGAGTCCCTCATCCGAAAAGAGGCCGTCAACGTGGTGGACTGGCTTCATTCGGCGGAAGAGTGGCTATGGGCCAACCATTCAAGCTGGATCCCGCTCCTGGGCGAATATTGTACGGACCTCAAAGTACCTTTAACCCGTCTTGCGGATGAGGAAACCAGGCGGGATATTTCGCCAGGGAGTTTACATCTATATGCCGCCCGCATATTATGCCTAGTGCTTCTACTAAATACTCATAACCGGGATATTTCGCTCCCTGCAGGAATGCTATTTTCCCAGTTGTGCTGCCGACTTAAATCCGTGGCGGCCGCCTATGAGTTTCGGTATTACGCAAATGACGACCCCTTTTGGGTCGCACCGTTAAAATATGTGTCTTTAATGAATCTGGACTGTTTAGATCCCATAGCTAACCATgttcttttccctcttttcAAAACGGAGCCAAAGGACTTCCTGTCCTTCGTAAGCACTCTACCCCTTGATACCATTCGTTCAAAAACACGCTCTAAAGCTTCGAATGAAGAATATACTCTTCTCTTCGCCATTCTTGAGCGTGGAAAGGAGCTAGGGCTGGTTCATGACAAAGAGG ATTTCGAAAAACTTAGTCCGGCCGTTGCCAAATCGTCAATTTTGTTGGATTCGAGAGACTACAAGCATTTCTTGGTCCACGCAGATGAGAATATAAGGATCCCTGCCTTATCATTGCTCACAACAGATCCAGCTACTGCAAAGCCATTTTCCCCATTCACATTCCAGATCCTCACAGACACCCTCCCGTACATACACGCAGAAACGGACTCCAACACCCGGAGTCAGCTTCTTAGTATTTTAAGGAGGCTAACTATTAGACTTCGAGGCAGCTCCACCACGATTCAAGCACCCTCTGACGGCAATCCTGAATTGGAAAATGCTCAACTAAATCAAAAGGTTATTACCACACCGAATGCAAAAACATTTTTATATTGGTATATCGACTTCCTTGAAAATGAGCTTCGCCCCACTGCCTCATATCAAAGACATATTCTAGCTCTCAAAGttttcttgttgttgttgCAGTCCGGAGTCGACAGCCGAATTGACCGGGCGCATTTCTCTAAACTAGGCCAGGAACAACAAACTTGGCGCTTCACCATAGAAGTATTCAGACCCGGCCTATTCAGGGCTATTGCAGACTTGCTGCTTGATCCATATGACGATGTTCGAGAGGCATCGATGATGCTTCTTCGCTTATTCCCTGGCGGCCTCCTCCAAACACGTTCGGAAGCTACTGGCCCAAGCCCCTACTCACAGTTAGTGGCCGCTGTCTCAAGAGCTGAAGATATGGCGGGTCATACTAGTAGAGCCGATCACTCTGACACTGTTGGCCGGCTGCACCGTCTTCTATTTGATTTTGCTGGAGTTATTGATATCGACTCAAGTCCGAATAGGACCCCGTATGGTATTGTTGATAACTTGCTTTTGAATTTAGAGCAAAACATTTCTTGTTCGGTGGAATCATTCCATGCTACACTTCACAATACCCCGCTTCAAGGACATGTCTCCGCCTTAAG GTATATTGTCGGAACACCCAATTTTCACGCTATCGTGTCTTCTTCTCAGGACTCGGTCTCGGCTTGGTCATCTTTCCTCAAACGGATACTTTCAATTTGCTCCAGAATTTGGTTTGGTGTTCAAGACGTACTCTGTGTTGATTCACCGGAGCGAGAGCATGAGAATCCGGATGAAGACCTAGCGGGCCCCAAAGATATTCTCTCATTCTCATGGCGGGCGTTGCGTGAATCAAG TCTATTACTTAACGCTATTTTGATAAATACGACGTTTGCTCCCAGCGGTTCCCAAAACGGAAACGGAATTGGATACGAGACACTTTCAAAAATAGGTAAACTGAGTTTCGAGCAACTAGCGGAATTGAGACACAGGGGTGCTTTTTCTACCGTCTCTCAGACTTTCGCCTCCTGCTGTTTACGCTGCTTCCAGTCTGATGACGCTGCAACAAGGGCGTTACCGGCTGCATGGTATAAA GATACCGTTGGAATTATCTACGATCAAGCGTCCAGGCTCACCCGAAGATCTGCTGGTCTTCCAGCTATAGTCACCGGAATAGCCACATCTCAGCCAGGGGGGAACCTATTCCGACAAATCATGGAGGAGCTCCAAAATATCTCTCGGACAAGCCCCATGGAGACAACTGATAAGCCCGATTTGGAATTACCCCAAGTCCATGCATTGAACTGCCTGAAAGATATCTTTACAAATACCAACCTCGCCCAAAGTACGGAGCCATATGTTATGCCATCCTTAAATATCTCAGCCAATTGTCTTGGGTCAAATAT TTGGGCAATTCGTAATTGCGGCTTGATGCTGTTTCGCTCGTTAATAAATCGGATGAGCCGCCCAACCCCAGAATCTCGTCGTGGGATATTTATAATGCCTGGTTCGGATTCTAACCACAGCGTTCCATTTGAGAAGTATCACGGATTAGTGCCACTATTGTCCGGCCTTTTAGATACTCCTGTGTCTAATGAGAAGGATCACGAATCCGAAGCATCTAGGGGCTGGGATCTCTCCATACTCACTGAGCGGGTCTTCCCTGCGCTTGAGCTGATCGGAAATAAGGCACCTGCTCGTCCTTCTAGTGATGATGATATCTTAAAAAGGTTAGCCCTATCCCAATTCTCAAATCCCGTTTGGGGAATAAGAGATCATGCGGCGAGGACGTACGTCACTTTGGTGAAAAGGGCAGACCTGCTGCAAACCGCCCAAGAGCTTTCTAGCCCCGAACTACGAACTCAACTACCAAATCAAGTACATGGGTTACTCTTGTGCATAAAATATTTGCTTCAGAAGCTATGGGAGTCTCCTGCTGGTTATTGGTGTG GTAACATCAACGATATAATGGGCATAATTGAGAATGTCTTCAGGAGCTTCTATGATTCTAAGCTAGCGCCCTATATAAAAGCCTGTCTTTTTGAAATGTTAGCGAATATTTTGGAGGCGAGCATTGGATGTGGACAGGAAG ACAACGTACTGCCTTGTTGCGATTATATCCTCAAAGGTTATCTAACCGAGCAGCTCCTCGGTAAGGCTTTGGAATCCAGTTCAGGATCTTCGATTTCCCGATCATCATCACTCTTAGTGCGGTTCCTTTCGTTCGATCTTGTCTTTTTGAAAGTATTGAAGGACTCCCCGGAGGAGGTGGCGCAATTCCTGGAAGCTATCTCAGTCGCAGATATAGACGGTGCTCACTGGGTACTGGATCGACTTCATCGGTGCTTCCGTTATTGTGCAGCCCTTCAATTAAATTTGATTAAGCTATATAAATGTGCAATTGAGATAACTCAGTCGTCACTACTAAAAACCGCGGCGATGTCTTGCCTTGCAGAATCGTTAGAGAGATTTTACGAACGGAAAACACAACTCCCCCCCGAACTCCAGTTTCTCAAGCGCTGGGCGAAATCTGTGGACTTCTTTACGGAACAGAGCGGCGCTCCACTCTGGGACCGCGCCAGGTTCAATGCTTCGATCCATCTGGCAGGATGTCTATTTCCCCTCCGAGTTGATTCAACCGCAGCGTTGGAATCTTCTACTAAGTTGAGGTCTGATTTACGGAAGATGGCTCAGACATTGTCGTCCGCCTTGGCGGAGGAAACA GAATTCTCAACGAGATATTCTGCAATTTGTGCTATGAAGTGCCTTATCCTCGGACTTGAAAGAATGGATGCCTACAGCCCCTATTCAGCTTCTTTCATTGAgatttactttcttttatatgATATGTTAAACGACGATGACGAAGAACTACGGAATGCTTCCGCTCATATCGCATCAAACTTTTTCTCCGATTTGCTTCCAACTCCGGAATTGCCTCTCACAACAAACGTGACGCTTGCAAGGTTCGTCACCCAGTTTTTCCCTATATCTCACAAAGTCTTCGAAGGTGCTCTCTTCCGTTTTATGGGAAATAGAGGCGATAAAGTCTCATTCACCCCCATTCGAGATCAGCTTAATGAACTTCAAAAGGAGAGTACAGTTTTGTTCCTTGAAGAGAAGCAAAACCTTTATATTGACGAAGTTCGAGAGATTGAAATATGGTCCAGTGTCCTTGCTCAACTAGACCATAGCGGTCCCCCAACAGATCTGGGCCTGAAGTTTGTCTCCTGGGTGTTTGAAGGTTTATCAGAACTACGTGAGGAGCTGCGTAAAAAGCAAGCTAGGGGTATATTGGGATGGATGTCAGGCCCAGATGCCTTAGCCATGAGTATGCGTCTCATCCATGGTGCAAAGGTTCTACTTGCTACGAATGCGTTTGGTTGCCCTGCGTACAAGACTTCTACAATCCATGATACACTTCAGGATATGTTGGAGATTGGTGAAAGCGCTGGAATATATGAGCCTTGGATTGCAGCAGTCGAGAATGCTCTTAATCAAAAAAGCACAAGTTATGGCAGCAGTTTACAAGCCAGCTTCAATGCTGTTAAGACAAGTCTAGTAATACGTTAA